AAGCTCAAAAAAGTCGTGCATCAAAGCTTCGATATCTTAGTCCGAGTGTGGTTCCATTACCTGGATTTGAGACTCCCTTTGACCAACATTTGGACAAAAATAACAGGTGGGTAAAGTTGGCTCAACTCATACCTTGGGATAGCATAGTAAATATTTACTTGTCCAAGTTAAAGAATCAGAAACTGGGAGCTGACAGCATAAATCCTCGTGTAGTGATAGGAGCTATGATTATCAAACATATTAATGATTTTAGTGACAGAGAGACCGTACTGCAAATACAGGAGAATGTCTACATGCAGTATTTTATAGGCTTTAGTAGTTTTAGTAATCAAGCACCATTTGATGCTTCACTTTTCGTAGAGTTTCGTAATCGTTTAGGTCCGGAAGATATCAATAAAATAAACGAAAAGATTGTAAAAATCTATCAACAATCGATTGACGAGAGTAGCGAAGATGGAAACATAAAAAATGATACTGTTGAACATAAAGATAAATCTGAAGCAATTCCTCCGGAGGTTAGTGTACCCACACAAGATGACGTGACACAATCAACGACAGTCTCCGACGAAGTAGAAAAAGTAAATGTAATACGTGATAAAAAAGTAGAATTACGTGGTTCACTGATCATGGATGCGACGGTATGTCCGCAGGAGATAGCATATCCTACAGATTTGGATTTGCTAAATGAATCTCGGGAACAGTCTGAGAAGTTAATAGATGGATTGATGGATTACATAAGAGAATGGACCGCATTGAAAATAAAAAAGCCGAGGACGTACAGGAAGGTAGCACGCACACATTATTTGAAGATAGCGCAAAGAAGACCGAAGCCGCTCTGAAATTAGAAAAGGAATCAGGCAGCAACTACAATACCTCAAAAGAAATATTAAACATCTTCACTGGCTGTTGGATCAAATAGGAGTGATTGTATTTGATAAAAAGGCATATAAGTATTTTTTGGTGATTCAACATTTGTACGACCAACAAAAGACTATGTATGATACCAAGACACATAGTATTGAAAACCGTATAGTGAGTATCCACCAACCACATGTGAGACCAATAAAGAGGGGAAGAAAAATTCGGATACAGAATTTGGAGCAAAGATACAATCTAGCTTGATGGACGGATTTGTGTTTATAGACGAGTTGAACTGGGAAGCATTTAATGAGGGTACAAGATTAAAATTGAGTGTAGAAAACTACAAAAGGCGACTGGGCTATTATCCCCAAAAAGTATTGGCGGATAAGATATATTGTACGAGAGAGAATCGAAACTTCCTCAAAGAAATGGGTATAGAGCTACGGGCAAAACCATTAGGAAGACCGAAGGCATTGTCAAATCAAGTAAGACCCGGAGAAAGAAATCCCATTGAAGGAAAGTTTGGTCAGGCAAAGCGGGGGTATGGTCTTGACAAGATAAGAGCAAAGCTGGCTTCAACGAGTGAATCATGGATTTCCACCATTATACTGGTGCTCAACCTAGTCAAGTTGGCTGGGACAGCACTGTATTGCCTAACACAAAGCATTGTAAAACATTTTAAGCAATGGTGTACCTTGCAGGTAAATCAGTTGTTATTAATATTGTTGAGTATGGTCCAGCCCAGAAAGTACTGGGGATCAGGTTGAACTTCCGACATATTCAGCAGACCCTAAGTATTTTTAAATTAGTTTTCAGTTTAATTGCTTTATAACTAAGTATTAAGCCAACTAGCGCAAATATGAATATAATACTGTCTGAAAATTTTACATTTAAGTTGGAATAATCGATGGGGTTGGCATTTTCAATAGTTTGTATAGGTTTAACTGGAATTATAAATGCATAATAAAGAATCATTAGTGTTATAGATGTAGCTATAATAAATGAAAGCATTGAGAAAAGCTTACTGTTGTTTTTCAAAGTCAATCTATTTTGGTTGTTTCGATTTAATATCAGATAACGTTTTGGCTACCCGCCATACTCGCTTGTGTTGCGCCTGCGGTAAGTGAGAATGGCGTGGTCAGCCTTTGTTATATGGTGTTATTTCTAGTTCTTCAATACATCTAAATATTTCTTAATTTCATCTATTTTGAAATTATTTCCAGTAATTAAAATTGCTATAAGTTCACCTTTAATTATTGTATATCCTTCAAAATTACTAGTAACTTTTAACGAATGACCATTTTCATCATTGCTTATATTATAGAATACTTCAATATCATTTTTTGTTGTAATTGATTCTATTTTTTGTCTATACTCAGTAGTATTTATTCTCTTGAAAATATCTGATTTCTCATTTTCACTCGGGACAAGTAAATAATTGACCATTAACTCTAATTCGCCATTGTGGTTATTAAGCATTCCCGTAATTGAATTTTCAATATCTATTCCTAATTTGAATGGTTTAAGATTTAATTTTTCTAATTCATTTTTTGTTATAAAATTTTCAATTCTTGATTTTGATTCGATAAAATCAAAAAAGATTGAATCTACAATTTGATTTCTAATTTTTAACGTGCTATCTTGAATTTCATCAAATATAATAATGTCTCGATTTACAAAATAGAATAAACTGTTCCTAATAGTATGGATTCTTTCTGCATTTTCATTAGTGTCCCTATGAAAATATGGAATTGCTAAATGTGCTCTACAATTTGTTCTGTTTAAACCGTAAATGAGTTCACTTTCAAATTTTTCATACAAATTGTAATATTCATTTAAGTTTTTGCTAAGCAAAAATGAAAGATTTGAATTGTCCATGCCAAGAACATTATAATATTTTGATGCTGGAACTCTTTCCATAAGTTCAAACCCAAACTTCATATAACTATAAATTGAAGAATCTATTGATAACGTAAATTGTTCTTCATATTCAAGAAATTTTTCCTTTTTCCATTTTAATTTTATTTTACAGGCGTTAAAATTTTCTAAAATCAATTTTAACTCTTCTTTGCTTATCTCAGTTAATATTTTAGCTTTATGTGTATCAAGGTAAGGTGAAAAAACTCGCATTAAAGAATCTAAAAATATTTGTTGACATTGTAATGCAGATTTATATTTTTTACTTCTTTCAATAGTGCTAATTTCGTATTCCCTTTGTTTTTCTTGCCAGAAATTTGATAAAATTTCAATATCTGATTTACTTATTTTGGTTTCAAAATGAGTATGAAACCTGTCTTTAATTATCGGATAAGGCTGTTTCCTTTCCAAATCATATTCTAAAGAAAATAAATTATTACTTTGCAAAGAGTGGTTGTACAAAGAATCTTGTGCACTTTTACTCATGCGTGTGAAATTGTAGTAATTGATAAACTCTTCTTTAGTTTGGCTAAATCCAAAAATTTGGAGAAATGTTAATAAAATAAATTGAACAACCCGAATTTCACATTTCATATTTACTCTTTAATTGTAAACAATATTTTATTTTATTTAATCAAATACCATATAACATTTCCACTTACGCCATAAATCTTCGTAAGTATATACAAATGTACTCACTGATTTTCAGATAGACAATATAACCTTATGAATTTTCAAACCATGTCATAATTAAGTACATTTTCCTATCTGGAGTGGTAGGGTTTTGATGTCATCATAGCTTATGCTAATTGACATAATCCAAAACACACAAAAAATTACCCCGATCCGTAAATTTTCTTATCCGGAAATATTCTAAACAAAACCTACTTACCGGATTAATTGTTACATTAATTGTAAATTTGCACCACCATTTTAATAACAGGCCAATTCAGCCAAAATAAGTATTCATGAACCGTAATTATATTTTAGCTTTTTTACTGATAGCAACCGGAATATTTGTCTTTCTCTCTGCTTCCAAAGATGTAAGCACGTATGCATCTTTCACTGATGCGGAGAGTGGGAACAGAGTAAAAATCGTAGGCATACTGTCCAAAGACAAACCCATGATTTATGACCCGGAAAATGATCCGAATACTTTCCGTTTCACCATGAAAGACTCTGACGAAAACGAAAAAGAAGTCGTTCTGAACAAACCCAAACCACAGGATTTTGAACTATCAGAACAGATTGTTGTCACTGGGATTATGAAAGACAATGCATTTTATGCGGATGAAATCCTGATGAAATGTCCATCCAAATACAAAGACGAAGAAATCGCAGTCAAATCCACTTATTAAAAAACGTTAATGAATAATATTAATTATATTGGGGAACACCTTTGGGTAGGCCAAACAGGTCATTTTTTAATTATTCTGGGATTCGTTTCGGCTTTATTATCCGCATTCGCCTATTACAAGCAGACAAATGTAACACAGCCCAGACTCCGTCAGTGGAATCAGATAGGCCGAGCAGGATTTATGATACACGGAGTGAGTGTACTGACGCTGATAGGATTAATATTTTATGCGATGTACAATCACATGTACGAGTACAGTTATGTATTTGATCACGTATCAGCTGATCTCCCGATGAAGTATATTCTATCTGCCTTTTGGGAAGGACAGGAAGGAAGTTTTATGTTGTGGATGTTCTGGCACATCATTCTGGGTATCATATTGATATTTAAAGCCGGAAAGTGGGAAGCACCGGTATTATTTACAGTAGCTGTAGCAGAGACCATTCTGATGACCATGATTCTGGGTATTCACATCAATATCGGAGAAGAAAGCATCAAAATAGGTAGTAATCCGACGGTACTTTTGAGACAGATGACCGATGCCCCTATATTTGCCAATGCTGATTATTTGAATCTGATCAAAGGACGGGGACTGAATCCGCTGCTGCAAAATTATTGGATGACAATCCATCCCCCTACCCTGTTTTTGGGATTTGCGGCTACGATCGTTCCTTTTGCATATGCTTTTGCAGGATTATGGAAAAATGATCATTCAGGTTGGCTGAAGCCTGCACTGCCCTGGAGTCTTTTCACAGCGGGAATTTTGGGTACAGGCATTCTGATGGGTAGTTTCTGGGCATATGAAGCGCTCTCATTTGGTGGTTACTGGGCATGGGATCCTGTTGAGAATGCATCTTTAGTTCCCTGGATAACATTGGTGGCAGGTATTCATACACATCTGATTGCGCAACATACCGGATATGCCAAAAAATCAGTTTACTTTTTATATCTGATCTCATTTATAGGTATCCTTTACTCTACATTCCTGACCAGAAGTGGTGTATTGGGTGATACTTCTGCACATGCCTTCACAGAAATGGGACTCGAATGGCAGTTGGTGTTATTAGTTGGATTTTTTCTTCTCTCAGGCTTAGGTTTGTGGATATACCGAATGAAAAGTATAACATCACCGGAAAAAGAAGAAAAAATAGCTTCCCGTGAATTCTGGATGTTTATAGGGGCTTTGGTACTTTTATTTTCAGCGACACTCATTACCGCATCCACTTCACTACCGGTGTATAACAAAATCATGTCTTATTTCAATCCTTCTTTTATCGGAAGAGTGATTCAGGATCCGATACCGCATTTTAATAAATATCAGGTCTGGATAGCCGTATTTGTGGCTATATTGACGAGTGCTACTGTATTTCTGAGATATTCCGGTACCAATTGGGAAAACGGGAGAAAAAAATATCTGATCAGGATGGGTGCTTATTTCGCTGCAGCAGTGATTCTCACCGGATTGTTCAATATGTGGATGGGGCTTTACGCATGGCAATATGTTGTTTTGTGTGTCAGTGGATTTTTTGCATTGGCTGCCAATCTGGATTATTTTATCTCGGTAATGAAAGGAAATCTGAAGATGGGTGCTTCCGCAATAGCCCATTTAGGTTTTGGAATGATGATAATAGGCATTCTGGCAAGTGGTCTGAATCAAAAAACGATATCTTCCAATCCATTTGTGTTTCAGGGTATCTTTAATCCGGAAGACCTTGCCAAATACGTTCAATTAATAAAAGGAAAACCACTGTATTCCAAAGGCTATTTTATAACGTACGAAAGCGATAGTCTCGTGGACAGAATGCGGTATTATACCATCAGCTTTAAAAAACTGAATGATGAAATGGAAGTACTGGACGAAATTATACTTCATCCGAATTCCGTTTATTCCAATGATTTTTCAAAGGTTGCTGCATTTAATCCGGATACCAAACACTACCTGACGAAAGATATTTTTACCTGCGTGGTAGGTTTACCTCCCGCACTTCAGAATATTGAAGAAGCAAAGGCAATAGAAGATTCATTGAAATTCACGACTTATAATATGCTTCCGGGCGATACCGTAAAGCTTGCAAATTCTATGCTGGTCATCGATAAAGTACATTTTGAACCCACCCACGAAGAATACACTAAACACACGCATGATGCAGGCGTCGGGGTTGATTTCAGATTGATAACATTGGACGGAGACACTTCCTTCAGCGGTCAAACGGCTCTGGGATTGGACGGTGCATTGATGTACAAATATCCGGAAGCCATAGAAGATTTATCGGTCCGCGTGCGTTTGGATGAAAGTCTGATGCAAAATATATTTACTTCCGAAGATGATCTTATTTATAAGGAATTGGTGATAATGAATTTTGGTTCAGCTCAGATAGATGGCTACCAACTCAAATTAAAAGGATTTGAGAAAGATCCGGAAAATAAGAATTATGAAAAGGAAGAAGGAGATATTGCAATTGCAGCAGATATGACAATCACATCACCGGAAGGGAAGGAGTACATTGCCACACCAATTTACATTATCCGGGAGAATATGCCGATGAGTATTAAATATTATATTCCCGAAGAAGGTTTACACATTCGTTTCAGTAATATTGATCCGGCTAAAGAAGAGTTTAGTTTTAAGGTGGCAAAAGATATACGAAAAGATTTAACCATTCCGATATCCGTCGCTGAAAATGTACCGAGAACAGACTATCTGATCCTACAGGCAACGATTTTTCCCGGCATCAACTTATTCTGGGGCGGAAGTATTCTTATGATGGTCGGTTTGTTTATCGGCATGGCATTCAGGTGGAAATCCCGTACGGGAAAGACAGATTAAAATGGGTAAAGGCGATTTATTTTTTTTTGAAATTCTTAAATATTATATAAATTATTAGTTTTATTGTGATTTTGGAAAAGTCAAGAAATTGAAGTTGGAAGGCTTTCTTGCTCTCAATGCGAGCATGATTCCAAAGGTATTAGGGATATAGAAATGCAATATGTGCTGCCCAATACCCTCCTCCCTCAAGGGACTACCAGAGCTGCAACTACCGAAATAAAGTCTAAATTTGCAGTAGATTCAAAATTCTAATAATTAAGATCGTTGCACTCATATTTATCCAAATACAGTATGAAAATATGTTTTATAGGCGCTGGTAATGTAGCGTGGCATTTAGCCCAAAAACTCCATTCCGAAGGAGAACATATTATTCAGGTTTTCAGCAGAGAACTTTCCAAAGCAAGAGAACTGTCCGAATTAGTCAACGCAAAAGCCATTCATAATCTCAGTGATATAGACCAATCTGGAGATATTTATTTTATTTGTGCAGGAGATAAAGCAATTGAAGAAATAGCAGCTCGACTTTCTTTTTTAAAAAAGGCGGAGAGTGTCCTGATTCATACATCGGGTACTAAATCGACTGATTTACTGTCTGAATATTCAAAAAATTATGGGGTTTTTTATCCATTACAATCCTTTTCAAAAGGTCGTAAAATGGCCTACAAAAATATTCCGGTTCTGATAAATGGGAGTAATGAAGGTACAATACAAATTCTTACTAAAATCGCTGGAAAATTCTCATCAGATGTTAGGGTTATTCCTGACAAAGACAGAGAAAAGATGCATCTTGCAGCAGTTATGATCAATAACTTTACGAATTATATAAGTGGTCTAACTTTTGATTTTTGCGAAAAAGAAGGGTTGGATTTTAGTCTTTTGTTTCCACTTCTAGATGAAACCGTTGCTAAAATGAAAGAAATGTCCCCATTCGCTGCACAAACCGGCCCCGCCAGAAGAGGAGACAACGAAACCATTGAGAGACATGCAGAATTACTGGAACAATATCCGAATATAAAATCTATCTATCTTCAATTAAATAATCAGATTCTAAAAAAATATCATCCATGAGAGTAATCGGAGAATATGACAAAGACCATATCAAAGTGACAGTATTTCAGATGAATGGAAAAATATCCATCAAATTCGAACACAATCTCCTGGAACAGACCTATAAATTTCGGGATGGCAGTGGTATCAACACTTTGGAAGATGCCAAAAATTTTACTACAAATAGTTTTATCCAGACAGTAGATGCTATTTTCATTCACATGGGTCAATCGAGAATGTCCAATTTACAGCTGATGAATGAAATAAATAACGAACATTTTCCGGAAATTTTGTAGATGGTTGATTGTTAAGGAGGCTGATAGTTTAAGAGTGGATAGCACAAGTTACTAACCTTGCGCCAGCGAAGGGTTGATGGTTGATAAGGTTGATAGGGTTTATGGTTGATAACTACGCAAACCTACGAACTATAAGCTACGAACTACGTGCTAACAATCAATATCTATAATCCAAAAAAAAACTCCAATACAAAAAAAGGGGCACTACTTATGTAATACCCCTTTTATATTTATATGTTTAGGTTAGAACTTATCTGATGTTCAACATCTTCATTGTTCTTACCTGATCTTTGAACTGCAGATCGTACAGTAATAGTCCGGCGACCGGAATTTCCTGATTGATCAGTTGGAAAGATTGATTTCCTTTGTCAAATAATGCTTTCTTCTCTAAGATCAGTTTACCCGTAAGGTCTCTCAGTTTTAATGTAACTTCAGCACTCACAGGTAAATAGAAATGAATATTGGTTTGATTATTCCACGGGTTTGGAGTATTGCCTATCAATGTGAATACACCTTCTTCTGCAGATTCTGTCATCCATTGTATTCCGTTTTGGCGAACTTCCAATTGGCTATCATACCATTCAGGAGCCAACATACTTTCATTTACCTGCATTATATCAGAAATTCTTTGACCACTGTTGGCATCCATGGAAATGTGGAAGAGTATTTCATCTCTTTCGACTTTGACAGCATTAACATTATGCCATGAGATAAACAAATATCCGTTTGACACCTGATAATGAATTTCATTCACATCCAGCTTCTCACCGGAAATTTTCACATTCTGAGCGTCCTTTACATTTAATGCAATCTGGAATCCCGTAATCTCTGCATGGTCTGTCGCTGTGACCGGTATAATGTTTTTACCCTTTACAACTTTCTCATCCAGTACACCAAATAAAGGTAATTTACCACTTCTGGACTCTGTATTCTCCGATCTCAGATCACCTGTATAGCTTCCGTTAACATCACCGATTTTGACACCCACAAAATCTACCTTCATAGGAGCAAGTAAGTGATTAATATGGTATTGTTCAGAAAACTGTGACATAAAAGGATCTTGCGGATGCGGAAATGAATACATTTTATCAACCATTCTCCAACTTGTATTTTCAGGAAAATTGTCATAAATACCCAAAATAAGTTTTCTTAGTTGGACAATGTCCGCTGCTGAAATCTTACTATCATCATTGATATCTGCGGCTATCATTTTAAACGGAGAATTCAGTTTGTCAAATCCGAGTATATGACGCTGTATCATGATAAGATCCAAAGTAGAGACTCCTTCCAGCGGATGATCATTTTTGTATGGTATTATATCATAAGTTCCACCTGTCTCCATCTCTCCAAAGTCATAACTACCCGATTCGTTACTAGATGATGCCGGCATTCCGCTACCATCTAAATTTACCAGCACATTATGTACGGGAATAGAAGCTTCAGTTTGAATATTTCCACTTAAGGTTACACGATTTCCAAACCCACAGAAATCATTAGGGTCCGTAATGGTTAATAAATCCTGACAAGAGTCATATAACATTCCGTTGTAGAAAATATACGCCTTATAGATGGTATCACCCAGATTAATCAGCAGACTTTCGCATCCGTAAACTCTGATGGTATCTGAAGGATCTGTTTTACTGTATGAGGTGGTAAGAATACCATCCCCGCATGGATAAAACAAAAACAAACTATCTGAATGTACTCTTACAGTCAGATCATCCGTTATTTCTACCACTCCTTTTGTGCACACTTGCTTATAACCCACTACCAAATGATAAATAAAAGAATCCACATTTCCGCAAGGGTCCGTTGCAGTAAGAACGATATCATAAATACCTCCCGGGTAGTCACCGCTGATATCAAGACTATTGTTGTCTAATGCGTGTGGAGAATTGTTTGTAACAACCAGATTGTCAAAACAACTGAAAGCCGAAAATAAATTACCTCCAAATTCAATATTACAATCATCAATATATTCAAAAATAATCAGTGTATCTAAAGGCCCTGTAATCACAGGAGTATTAATTTCTACAGTAATGGTCTGCATATGTGTAAAGATACCATTGTTTGTACCCGGAGCCAATTGACATGAATCAATGACGGTCCATGTTCTGACAAAATTGGGCACACACACTACTCCACCCGTAGGAGCACTATCTGTAAATGCTACGGAAATGGACGCACAATCCGCATTGGATGTATTTATTACCGGACTTCCCGTCACTGCCGGAGTAGCCGGACCACAATTTGAAATAGTGATATCAGCAGGGAAAGTAATATTGGCCCCTGTGATCGGATTGGACGCAATAATTGTTATCAACTGTACGCACTGATCTGTATTCCCGGTAACATCAGTGGCAGTAAACGTCCTGGTTATAGTACCTACATCACAAGTATTCAGATTGAAAATAGGTAATTCAGAAACCAACAATCCCGCAGGACAATTGTCTGATACTGTCGCAGTTCCAAAAACTGCCAATCCTGAATCAGCATCATAATCCAAACAATTTATAGTCACATTGGCGGGACATATCAGCACTGGTTGAATGGTGTCCAAGACAGTAACTGTTGCGGTACAGCTTAATGAATTTCCGGTGATAGTATTAGTAACCACCAAAGTTACAATCCTGTCACCAACTGCTGCATCATTACAGAAGAACACATTCGGTGTTACAGAGAATGTAATCGCATTACCGCAGTTTCCACTTCCAATACTAATATCCTGAGGACTGATTCCTGCCTGACCCAATTGATTCAGGTAGATAGTAATATCTTGTGTTTCACATATCAGTTCAGCGGAGTTAACTGTAACGGTAGCCGAAGCTGTACCGGTACATCCATTTGAATCTGTTGCGGTTACTGTATAAGTTGTGGTTACTATCGGACTCACTGTAATCGCAGGTGTATTGGCACCATTACTCCAGATATAAGAAACGCCACCTGTTGCTGTTAGTGTTGTGGACTCTCCTTCACATATTTCAAGATTTCCTGAAATGATTGGTGTCGGCGGAGTAAAAATACTGACTGTCCTGGTTGCAGTTGCTGTACAGCCATTTGCATTGGTTACAGTTACCGTGTATGTAGTTTGTACATTTGGACTTACAATGATCGAAGCAGTAGTCTGACCGGTATTCCAGAGGTAACCTGTACCACCAGACGCTGTCAATGTTGTAGAACCACCCGGACATATCTGATTTATTCCGGTAATAACAGCCGTTGGACGTGTATTGACCGTAACAGTTCTTGTTCCCGTTGCAGTACAGCCATTTGAATCTGTTGCTGTTACTGTAAATGTCGTTGTAACAACCGGACTAACATTTATAGATGTTGTAGTTGCTCCGGTACTCCACAAATAAGATACTCCACCCGAAGCTGTCAATGTTGTTGATTCTCCGATACATATAATATTATTCCCGGTAACATTTACTACCGGCAGCGGATTCACAGTAACTGTTGCAGAAGCAGTTGCAGTACAATTTGCAGTTCCGGTTGCTGTCACTGTAAAAGTAGTTGTTGTAAGTGGTGTCACTGTAACAGATGCAGTTGTAGCTCCATTTGACCAAATGTAACTGTTTGCTCCTGAAGCCGTAAGTGTAGTTGAAGTACCTGCACAAACCGTCAGGTTTCCTGTTATCACTACTACCGGTGCGTTAACTATTGTAACAGTTCTGGAAGCTGTTGCGGTACAACCATTTATATCTGTTACAGTTACTGTATATAAAGTTGTAACTGCCGGACTAACTACAATAGATGTTGAAGTTGCACCTGTATTCCACAGATAGCTTACTCCCCCACTCGCTATCAGGGTGGTTGATACGCCCAAACAAAGGGTATTATTGCCCGTAATAGCAGCCTGTGGTAACGGATTTACAGTAACTGTTCTTGCAGCCGTATTGGTACAACCGCTTATATCAGTTGCAGTAACAGTATAAGTTGTGGTTGTCTGTGGTGACACGGTTATAGATGCCGTATTTGCACCGTTATTCCATGCATAAGTGGACGCACCTGATGCTGTGAGAGTTGTAGAAGCACCTATACAAATGCTATTATTTCCGGTAATAATCAGGTTCGGCAAATTATTTACGGTTACTGTTCTGGTTGCTGTATTGGTACAATTATTAGCTCCGGTTACAGTTACAGTATAGGTGGTTGTAACCAAAGGAGAAACTATGACAGATGCACCACTTTGGCCTGTGGACCATGCGTAAGTACCACCTCCTGAAGCTGTAAGAGTCGTCGATGTCCCCAAGCAGATATTATTGGTACCTGTTATGGCAGCCTGTGGCAATGGCAATACTGTAACAATTCTTGAAGAAGAAGCTGTACATCCATTCACATCAGTAGCTGTGACTGTATAAGTTGTTGTTACTGGAGGGGATACGATTATGCTTGCAGTATTCTGTCCTGTATTCCATAAGTAAGTTGATCCGCCTGAAGCTGTCAGTGTTGTAGATTGACCTAAACAAATATTGTTATTGCCTACCACATTAACTATCGGGTTTGTACTTACA
The genomic region above belongs to Saprospiraceae bacterium and contains:
- a CDS encoding transposase, with product MAKAQKSRASKLRYLSPSVVPLPGFETPFDQHLDKNNRWVKLAQLIPWDSIVNIYLSKLKNQKLGADSINPRVVIGAMIIKHINDFSDRETVLQIQENVYMQYFIGFSSFSNQAPFDASLFVEFRNRLGPEDINKINEKIVKIYQQSIDESSEDGNIKNDTVEHKDKSEAIPPEVSVPTQDDVTQSTTVSDEVEKVNVIRDKKVELRGSLIMDATVCPQEIAYPTDLDLLNESREQSEKLIDGLMDYIREWTALKIKKPRTYRKVARTHYLKIAQRRPKPL
- a CDS encoding transposase, giving the protein MDGFVFIDELNWEAFNEGTRLKLSVENYKRRLGYYPQKVLADKIYCTRENRNFLKEMGIELRAKPLGRPKALSNQVRPGERNPIEGKFGQAKRGYGLDKIRAKLASTSESWISTIILVLNLVKLAGTALYCLTQSIVKHFKQWCTLQVNQLLLILLSMVQPRKYWGSG
- a CDS encoding cytochrome c maturation protein CcmE — protein: MNRNYILAFLLIATGIFVFLSASKDVSTYASFTDAESGNRVKIVGILSKDKPMIYDPENDPNTFRFTMKDSDENEKEVVLNKPKPQDFELSEQIVVTGIMKDNAFYADEILMKCPSKYKDEEIAVKSTY
- the ccsA gene encoding cytochrome c biogenesis protein CcsA, which gives rise to MNNINYIGEHLWVGQTGHFLIILGFVSALLSAFAYYKQTNVTQPRLRQWNQIGRAGFMIHGVSVLTLIGLIFYAMYNHMYEYSYVFDHVSADLPMKYILSAFWEGQEGSFMLWMFWHIILGIILIFKAGKWEAPVLFTVAVAETILMTMILGIHINIGEESIKIGSNPTVLLRQMTDAPIFANADYLNLIKGRGLNPLLQNYWMTIHPPTLFLGFAATIVPFAYAFAGLWKNDHSGWLKPALPWSLFTAGILGTGILMGSFWAYEALSFGGYWAWDPVENASLVPWITLVAGIHTHLIAQHTGYAKKSVYFLYLISFIGILYSTFLTRSGVLGDTSAHAFTEMGLEWQLVLLVGFFLLSGLGLWIYRMKSITSPEKEEKIASREFWMFIGALVLLFSATLITASTSLPVYNKIMSYFNPSFIGRVIQDPIPHFNKYQVWIAVFVAILTSATVFLRYSGTNWENGRKKYLIRMGAYFAAAVILTGLFNMWMGLYAWQYVVLCVSGFFALAANLDYFISVMKGNLKMGASAIAHLGFGMMIIGILASGLNQKTISSNPFVFQGIFNPEDLAKYVQLIKGKPLYSKGYFITYESDSLVDRMRYYTISFKKLNDEMEVLDEIILHPNSVYSNDFSKVAAFNPDTKHYLTKDIFTCVVGLPPALQNIEEAKAIEDSLKFTTYNMLPGDTVKLANSMLVIDKVHFEPTHEEYTKHTHDAGVGVDFRLITLDGDTSFSGQTALGLDGALMYKYPEAIEDLSVRVRLDESLMQNIFTSEDDLIYKELVIMNFGSAQIDGYQLKLKGFEKDPENKNYEKEEGDIAIAADMTITSPEGKEYIATPIYIIRENMPMSIKYYIPEEGLHIRFSNIDPAKEEFSFKVAKDIRKDLTIPISVAENVPRTDYLILQATIFPGINLFWGGSILMMVGLFIGMAFRWKSRTGKTD
- a CDS encoding DUF2520 domain-containing protein, giving the protein MKICFIGAGNVAWHLAQKLHSEGEHIIQVFSRELSKARELSELVNAKAIHNLSDIDQSGDIYFICAGDKAIEEIAARLSFLKKAESVLIHTSGTKSTDLLSEYSKNYGVFYPLQSFSKGRKMAYKNIPVLINGSNEGTIQILTKIAGKFSSDVRVIPDKDREKMHLAAVMINNFTNYISGLTFDFCEKEGLDFSLLFPLLDETVAKMKEMSPFAAQTGPARRGDNETIERHAELLEQYPNIKSIYLQLNNQILKKYHP